The following are encoded together in the Mastacembelus armatus chromosome 6, fMasArm1.2, whole genome shotgun sequence genome:
- the LOC113132382 gene encoding monocyte chemotactic protein 1B-like → MAAPRLALSVFVLMLAVITLSEGLRGPGPKRCCFRFNETPLPKERVVGYIRTSQRCPNPAILLKTVTGNHLCVKPANTWVQDIIKALDAKPLPGESNNL, encoded by the exons ATGGCTGCTCCTCGTCTcgctctgtctgtgtttgtgctgatgcTGGCTGTCATCACTCTGAGTGAAG GTTTGCGTGGCCCTGGCCCAAAGAGATGCTGCTTTCGTTTCAATGAGACCCCATTGCCTAAAGAAAGAGTGGTTGGCTACATTAGGACCAGCCAGCGGTGCCCCAATCCTGCCATATT GTTGAAGACAGTGACTGGTAATCACCTCTGTGTCAAACCTGCCAACACCTGGGTGCAGGACATCATCAAGGCCCTGGATGCCAAACCTTTGCCAGGAGAAAGTAACAacctgtaa